A stretch of DNA from Nitrospinota bacterium:
CCTTTTGGGCTGATGGAAATATTTATTACTCTCGGCTTTTTTGCCGGATTTGCCCTGACCTTTCTCTATTTTATAAAAAAACTTCCAATTTTCCCTGTTACTGACCCTCTTTTCCAAAAAAGAGATTGAGTATAAAATTTTTATTTTCTTTTATTCGCTTTTTAAAGTCTCCTTTTTATTTTCTTTTCATTTTGATAAGGTTATTTTGAAAAGATTTTTTTTGGTGATATATTTATACACATGAAATATCAGTATTTAGATTTAGATTTTCCAAAAGGGAATGATAATGGTTAAAGACCCGATCTGCGGAATGGAAGTCGAGAAAGAAAGAGCTGCCGCTACTTCTGAGTATAAGGGGATAACATACTATTTCTGTGCAAAGGGTTGCAAGGAGCGGTTTGACAAACATCCTGAGGCATATATTGAAACAAAGGAGAAAGAAGGAGACATTAAAGACAGAGAGGATGTTTATGAAGAGGGAACTAAGAAAATTGACCTTCCCATCAAAGGGATGAGTTGTGCCAGTTGTGCTTCAAAAATAGAGAAGGGGTTAATGGCTTTAGAAGGCGTGATGAAAGCCAGTGTAAATTTTGCTACAGAGAAGGCCACTGTTACTTATGATTCAAAGAGGGTCGAACCATTAAACTTTATTGAAGCAGTTTCTGGCCTTGGATATGAGATTCCTCACGAAAAAATAACCTTTCCCATTCAGGGGATGTCTTGCGCATCCTGTGTAAATAAGATTCAAAAAGCATTAGGCAGTCTTGATGGGGTAGTTAAGGCTAGTGTAAATTTTGGGACTGAAAAGGCATCAGTCGAGTATATTCCGTCCCTTGTAAATATCTCAGATTTTAAAAAGGTGGTATCCTCTTCAGGGGCATATAAGGTTATAGATGTTGAAGAGGACAAAACAGCCCTTGATAGAGAAAAAGAGGAGAGAGAAAAGGAAGTCGCCATACTAAAAAGAAAATTTATCTTTGGCCTTGTGATTTCCAGTATTATTTTTATAGGAGGTTTTTCAAAATGGTTTTCTTTCTTACCAGAAGGATTCATAAGATTTATTTCCAATCCTTTTCTTATGCTTATTCTGGCAACCCCTGTACAGTTCTGGGCAGGGTTTCAATTTTACAGAGGGACTTGGGCAGGAATAAAACATTTTAGTGCGGACATGAATACCCTTATTGCTGTTGGCACCTCTGCGGCCTATTTCTATAGTGTTTCTGCTATCTTTTTTCCATCTTTTTTTGTTGGCGAGGGCCTTAAACCTGAGCTCTACTTTGATACTGCAGTAGTAATCATCACTCTCATACTTTTAGGAAGGTTTCTTGAGGCAAAGGCCAGGGGTCAAACCTCAGAGGCCATAAAAAAGCTTATGGGTCTTCAGGCAAAGACAGCAAGAGTCATAAGAAATGATGAAGAGATAGATATTCCTATTGAAGATGTTTTGAAGGGAGATTTAATTGTTGTAAGACCAGGAGAGAAGATCCCTGTTGATGGTATCATCAAAAAGGGAAGTTCAGCCGTGGATGAATCTATGTTGACTGGCGAGAGCATTCCTGTTGAAAAAAGGGTAGGGGATGAGGTTATAGGCGCTACAATCAATAAAACAGGTTCTTTTAGATTTGAGGCAACAAAGATAGGAAAGGAGACGGTTCTTTATCAAATCATCCAGATGGTGGAAGAGGCTCAGGGCTCAAAGCCTCCTATCCAGAGGCTTGCAGATACGGTTGCAGGTTATTTTGTCTCGGTTGTTATGCTGATTGGACTTACAACTTTTTTGGTATGGTATTTCTTTGGGCCTGAGCCAGCCTTTAATTTTGCACTATTGAATTTTGTGGCAGTTCTCATTATTGCATGCCCCTGCGCCTTAGGTTTGGCCACTCCTACC
This window harbors:
- a CDS encoding heavy metal translocating P-type ATPase, with protein sequence MVKDPICGMEVEKERAAATSEYKGITYYFCAKGCKERFDKHPEAYIETKEKEGDIKDREDVYEEGTKKIDLPIKGMSCASCASKIEKGLMALEGVMKASVNFATEKATVTYDSKRVEPLNFIEAVSGLGYEIPHEKITFPIQGMSCASCVNKIQKALGSLDGVVKASVNFGTEKASVEYIPSLVNISDFKKVVSSSGAYKVIDVEEDKTALDREKEEREKEVAILKRKFIFGLVISSIIFIGGFSKWFSFLPEGFIRFISNPFLMLILATPVQFWAGFQFYRGTWAGIKHFSADMNTLIAVGTSAAYFYSVSAIFFPSFFVGEGLKPELYFDTAVVIITLILLGRFLEAKARGQTSEAIKKLMGLQAKTARVIRNDEEIDIPIEDVLKGDLIVVRPGEKIPVDGIIKKGSSAVDESMLTGESIPVEKRVGDEVIGATINKTGSFRFEATKIGKETVLYQIIQMVEEAQGSKPPIQRLADTVAGYFVSVVMLIGLTTFLVWYFFGPEPAFNFALLNFVAVLIIACPCALGLATPTSIMVGTGKGAENGVLIKGGEALERAQKLNAVILDKTGTLTKGEPSVTDIIVTEEFSEDDVLRVAASAERGSEHPLGEAIVYKAKERNIALDDPRDFNAIAGHGIEAKIGDNQVLLGNLKLMRDRKIILGDLDRRAEALSSDGKTPMFVTVNGKAAGIIAVADTLKENSKEAVKSLHKLGLRVIMITGDNKRTAEAIAKRVDIDRVLAEVLPEDKAIEVKKLQEEGNCVAMVGDGINDAPALAQADIGIAIGTGTDIAMEASDITLISGDLRGVVTSIKLSKATMRNIKQNLFWAFFYNVSLIPVAAGILYPFFGLLLSPIFAAAAMSLSSLTVVSNALRLKRFSPLI